A part of Phoenix dactylifera cultivar Barhee BC4 chromosome 2, palm_55x_up_171113_PBpolish2nd_filt_p, whole genome shotgun sequence genomic DNA contains:
- the LOC103706143 gene encoding peptidyl-prolyl cis-trans isomerase: MTSNPRVYFDITIGGAPAGRIVMELFADVTPKTAENFRALCTGEKGLGLSRKLLHYKGSTFHRVIPGFMCQGGDFTAGNGTGGESIYGAKFADENFVNRHKGPGFVSMANAGPNTNGSQFFICTAGAPWLDGRHVVFGQVVEGMDVVTAIEKVGSRGGRTSKTVTIADCGELF; the protein is encoded by the coding sequence ATGACTTCTAACCCGAGGGTGTACTTCGACATAACGATCGGTGGGGCCCCGGCGGGGCGGATCGTGATGGAGCTGTTCGCCGACGTGACGCCGAAGACGGCGGAGAACTTCCGGGCGCTGTGCACGGGGGAGAAGGGGCTCGGGCTGTCGCGGAAGCTGCTCCACTACAAGGGATCGACCTTCCACCGGGTGATCCCGGGGTTCATGTGCCAGGGAGGCGACTTCACCGCCGGGAACGGGACCGGCGGGGAGTCCATCTACGGTGCCAAGTTCGCCGACGAGAACTTCGTGAACAGGCACAAGGGGCCCGGGTTTGTGTCGATGGCCAACGCGGGACCCAACACCAATGGCTCCCAGTTCTTCATCTGCACCGCCGGGGCACCCTGGCTCGACGGCAGGCACGTCGTCTTCGGCCAAGTCGTCGAGGGGATGGACGTCGTCACAGCCATCGAGAAGGTGGGCTCCCGGGGAGGCAGGACATCCAAGACCGTCACCATCGCCGACTGCGGCGAGCTCTTTTAG
- the LOC103706144 gene encoding eukaryotic translation initiation factor 4B3: MAAASAWAKPGAWALDAEENEAELQKKDEGYDFSDSTSHPQQEPSADFPSLAASAAASKTSKKKKSQKSQRLSLAEFTTGNAVTHGAGRFQSSSSSKGLTPDEHLVLPTGPRERTAEELERSSRGFGYSSYGGGSGGRGRISGEESSSRWGSSRVSDEPRRGGYGGPGAGSNMDLGPSRADEIDDWGAGKKSVVPERRERGGGFFDSQSRADESDSWISNKSAAPPSDARRMNVGAFDGPRERRGGFEMFNREGSNGGPDSDTWGKRREDGTSSGRPRLLLQPRTLPLANGSNGELSRREQPMGSMEKSKGSNPFGEARPREKVLAEKGQDWKKTDEKLEARSMDKSKGSNPFGEARPREEVLAEKGQDWKKIDEKLEAMKIREAPPERSSSGKRSFEIGNETGSLLEDRTERFWRKADTTDAATPPRAEKVEEGLPEN, from the exons ATGGCAGCGGCTTCGGCATGGGCGAAACCTGGCGCTTGGGCCTTGGACGCGGAGGAGAACGAGGCTGAACTCCAGAAAAAAGACGAGGGCTACGACTTCTCCGATTCCACCTCCCACCCCCAGCAGGAGCCCTCCGCCGACTTTCCCTCTCTCGCCGCCTCCGCTGCCGCCTCCAAGACCTCCAAGAAGAAGAAGTCCCAGAAGTCTCAGCGCCTTTCCCTCGCCGAGTTCACCACCGGCAACGCAGTCACCCACGGCGCCGGCCGCTTCcagtcgtcctcctcctccaaggGGCTCACCCCCGACGAGCACCTCGTCCTTCCCACCGGCCCTCGCGAGCGCACCGCCGAGGAGCTCGAGCGCTCCTCACGCGGCTTCGGCTACTCTTCCTACGGTGGCGGCTCGGGCGGCCGCGGGCGGATCTCCGGCGAGGAATCCTCTTCCCGCTGGGGATCCTCTAGGGTTTCGGACGAGCCGAGGAGGGGCGGCTATGGGGGGCCTGGTGCTGGATCTAATATGGATCTGGGTCCCTCTCGTGCCGACGAGATAGATGATTGGGGCGCCGGGAAGAAATCGGtggtgccggagaggagggagaggggagGGGGTTTCTTCGATTCCCAGTCCCGGGCCGATGAATCGGATAGCTGGATCTCCAACAAGAGCGCGGCACCGCCTTCCGATGCACGGAGGATGAACGTCGGCGCTTTTGATGGTCCTAGAGAGAGGAGGGGTGGATTTGAGATGTTCAATAGGGAGGGATCGAACGGTGGGCCGGATTCGGATACATGGGGGAAGAGGAGGGAGGATGGGACCAGTAGCGGGAGGCCGAGGCTCCTGTTGCAGCCCCGGACGTTGCCGCTGGCCAACGGGAGCAACGGGGAATTAAGTCGTCGAGAGCAACCAATGGGGTCTATGGAGAAGAGCAAGGGATCGAATCCTTTTGGAGAGGCCCGACCACGGGAGAAGGTGCTGGCAGAGAAGGGGCAGGATTGGAAGAAGACTGATGAGAAGCTGGAGGCTAGGTCTATGGACAAGAGCAAGGGATCGAATCCCTTTGGAGAGGCCCGACCACGGGAGGAGGTGCTGGCAGAGAAGGGGCAGGATTGGAAGAAGATTGATGAGAAGCTGGAGGCTATGAAGATCCGGGAAGCACCACCTGAAAGGTCATCATCTGGGAAGAGGAGCTTTGAGATAGGGAACGAAACTGGAAGCTTGTTGGAGGATCGCACAGAAAGGTTTTGGAGGAAAGCGGACACAACTGATGCTGCTACTCCTCCAAG GGCAGAGAAAGTTGAAGAAGGACTACCTGAGAACTGA
- the LOC103706202 gene encoding uncharacterized protein LOC103706202 yields the protein MPSLTSLPLDSKQEGMEFLASLILSSLLLSPPAQATTPSGTIQRTTKQQILASIPPGTHENTVPFITSPSGKYTAYLLRRETAPDAGGFGNDFCYIQVQDTSTEQSMWESECAPVSTANTCAVVFSDNGLEVFDGSNSAWATEHAESADENFLETLELVDEGDLWIRDKTGELAWKASEDPRANQGCGLPGSPGLAPARPPFAAPVGGDDNLPFGQQSQGGQQQLPQPSTLSTRQAEPSAGVSQAFGFGGSNPLGDNIPYDSGSSRGFQYWLGTAVALHLAHLAYGIF from the coding sequence ATGCCTTCCCTCACAAGTCTCCCACTGGATTCCAAGCAAGAAGGCATGGAATTTCTCGCCTCCCTCATCctctcatctctcctcctctcacCACCAGCACAAGCCACCACTCCATCAGGAACAATTCAGAGGACCACAAAGCAGCAGATCCTCGCGAGCATCCCTCCCGGCACACACGAAAACACGGTTCCCTTCATTACCTCCCCCTCTGGCAAGTACACCGCGTACCTCCTCCGCCGGGAAACCGCCCCCGACGCCGGAGGCTTCGGCAACGACTTCTGCTACATCCAGGTCCAGGACACGAGCACGGAGCAGAGCATGTGGGAGTCGGAGTGCGCCCCTGTGAGCACTGCCAACACGTGCGCCGTCGTCTTCTCCGACAACGGGCTGGAGGTGTTCGACGGGAGCAACTCGGCCTGGGCCACGGAGCACGCAGAGTCAGCCGATGAGAATTTCTTGGAGACCCTGGAACTGGTGGACGAGGGTGACCTGTGGATCCGAGACAAGACGGGAGAGCTGGCATGGAAAGCGAGCGAGGACCCACGCGCAAACCAGGGCTGCGGGCTGCCCGGGTCGCCCGGGCTGGCGCCGGCGAGGCCTCCGTTTGCCGCTCCAGTTGGTGGTGATGACAACCTTCCGTTTGGGCAGCAGTCACAGGGTGGCCAGCAGCAGCTGCCGCAGCCGAGCACTCTTTCCACTCGGCAGGCGGAGCCCTCGGCCGGGGTGAGCCAGGCGTTCGGGTTCGGCGGCAGCAATCCACTGGGGGACAACATTCCTTATGACAGTGGAAGCTCAAGAGGTTTCCAGTACTGGCTTGGGACGGCAGTGGCTCTCCACCTTGCTCATCTGGCTTATGGAATTTTCTGA